One window of Lawsonibacter asaccharolyticus genomic DNA carries:
- a CDS encoding transposase mutator type, which translates to MSEKIVQLNEEVIKGQLKELVRGSVEETLNELLEQEAEKLTQAARYERNEARQGYRSGHYDRNLTTTSGDVTLHVPRLKGVSFETAIIERYRRRESSVEEALIEMYLAGVSVRRVEDITEALWGSKVSPATISELNKKAYVHIEDWRNRPLQGGKYPYVYVDGIYLRRNWGGEYENVAILVAIAVNEDGYREVLGAAEGMKEDKASWVNFFQWLKSRGLDGVKLVVGDKCLGMLEAAGEVFPDAKYQRCTVHFYRNVFSVVPRSKVKLVAKMLKAIHAQESKKAAREKAKAVVTQLREMKLKEAARKVEDSVEETLTYCDFPYEHWTRIRTNNVIERLNREIRRRTRVVGTFPDGSSALMLVCARLRHVAGTQWGNKKYMNMKHLEAALEYASIAG; encoded by the coding sequence ATGTCCGAGAAGATTGTACAACTGAACGAGGAAGTAATCAAGGGTCAGCTCAAAGAATTGGTCCGTGGCAGCGTAGAAGAAACGCTGAATGAACTGCTGGAGCAGGAAGCGGAGAAGCTGACCCAGGCTGCCCGCTACGAGCGCAACGAAGCTCGCCAGGGCTACCGCAGCGGTCACTACGACCGGAACCTTACCACTACCTCTGGAGATGTCACGCTCCACGTACCTCGTCTCAAGGGCGTTTCTTTTGAGACGGCCATCATTGAGCGGTATCGCCGCCGGGAGAGCAGCGTGGAGGAAGCCCTCATTGAGATGTACCTTGCCGGCGTCTCTGTGCGCCGTGTGGAGGACATTACCGAGGCCCTGTGGGGCAGCAAGGTATCTCCGGCCACCATCAGTGAGCTGAACAAGAAAGCCTATGTCCACATTGAGGACTGGCGGAATCGCCCTTTACAAGGCGGCAAATATCCGTATGTCTATGTGGACGGCATCTACTTGCGGCGCAACTGGGGCGGAGAGTATGAAAATGTCGCGATTTTGGTTGCAATCGCGGTAAATGAGGACGGATACCGTGAGGTTTTAGGTGCTGCCGAGGGCATGAAAGAAGACAAGGCCAGCTGGGTGAATTTCTTTCAGTGGCTCAAAAGCAGAGGATTGGACGGCGTGAAACTCGTTGTTGGGGACAAGTGTCTGGGAATGCTGGAAGCCGCGGGAGAAGTATTTCCTGACGCCAAATACCAGCGCTGTACGGTCCATTTTTACCGGAATGTGTTTTCCGTTGTTCCTCGCTCCAAAGTAAAATTAGTGGCCAAGATGCTCAAGGCGATCCACGCTCAGGAAAGCAAGAAGGCCGCCCGTGAAAAGGCTAAAGCTGTGGTAACCCAGTTGAGGGAAATGAAACTGAAAGAGGCCGCCAGGAAGGTGGAGGACAGTGTTGAGGAGACGCTGACCTACTGTGATTTTCCCTATGAGCACTGGACCCGGATTCGCACCAACAATGTGATTGAGCGGCTGAACCGGGAAATCCGCCGCAGGACCCGCGTGGTGGGGACCTTTCCGGACGGCAGCTCTGCCCTCATGCTGGTTTGCGCCCGGCTGCGCCATGTGGCAGGAACCCAGTGGGGCAACAAGAAGTACATGAATATGAAGCACTTAGAGGCGGCTTTAGAATACGCCTCTATTGCCGGCTGA